Part of the Sulfuricella denitrificans skB26 genome is shown below.
AAACTGAGCGGGTTCGGGCGACCACAATATGATGTCCACTCGTTCCCCAGCAAGTTCAGAGGTCACTGCCTGTACGCGTGAACCACGCATACCAACGCAAGTTCCAATTGGGTCAATGCGCTGATCGTTTGATTTAACGGCAATCTTTGCGCGCACACCCGGGTCTCTCGCAGCCGATTTTATTTCAAGCAAACCATCCTCAATTTCAGGAACTTCCAGATCAAACAGCTTGACTAGAAACTCGGGCGCAATGCGAGACAAAATCAATTGTGGGCCGCGGCCTGCCCGGTCAACTCGGGACAGATATGCTCGCACACGGTCGCCAATCCGAAGATTTTCCTTGGGAATCATTTGGTCACGTGGCAGTAACGCCTCGATCCGCCCCGATTCAATAATGGCGTTCCCCCGCTCCATCCGCTTAATGGTTCCAGTAACAAGAAACTCCTTGCGCTCCAGAAAGTCGTTCAGTATCTGTTCACGCTCAGCTTCACGAATTTTCTGCAAGATCACCTGCTTGGCAGCCTGCGCACCTATACGGCCAAACTCAACCGGCTCAAGCGGTTCTTCAACATAGTCATCCAGTTCTATTTCTGGGTCGCGCTCTTTGGCCACCATCAGGCCAATCTGACGCTCAGGAAACTCAACGGCATCATCGGGAACCACATGCCAGAGACGAACTGAGGAATACTCACCGGTCTCGCGATCAAGGTCAACGCGCACTTCAACGTCCTCATGAAAACGCTTTTTTGTCGCGGAGGCCAACGCCAATTCCAGCGCAGAAAAAATCACATCCTTAGAGACGTTCTTCTCCCGCGACATCACATCCACGACCAGCAAAATCTCACGACTCATACACCCTCCGGCTATATATTCGGTATCAAACGTGCCTTGTCTATATTGGCAATGTTCAGCGTCAACAGCGCACCATCAACTTCAAGTTGCAGTACGCCATCCTTAACACCACGCAAAACACCTGCATAATTCTTCCTGCCAGCAAGCGCAATCCGCAATTTAATCTGCGCACGCTCACCGTTAAAACGAATAAAATCCGCTTCCTTCTTCAAAACCCTGTCAAGGCCTGGAGATGACACCTCCAACCGGTCATAATCGCAGTCCATCTCGACCGCCAACAATCGCGATAGATGGTTGCTCACGAACGCGCAATCATCGACACTAATTCCTGCCGGCTTATCGATAAACAAACGAAGGGACTTACCCCGCTGCGACACCTCGAGGTCTACGAACTCATACCCCAGACCGGTTACCGTGGATTCCAGCAAACCGTATAAATCCATATCTCCGCCACAAATAAAAAATGGGCTGACAGCCCATATACGATCCGCGCATTATAGCAAATATTCAGTATGAATGAAACATCAACTGGCATACGGTTTATTAAGTTGGAACTTTGAACCCTACTTACAACCCACCTGATTTTTCTAAGCTATAAAAAACAAAACCCCCTGCAGCTTTCACTGAGGGGGTCTGTCTTGTTGGGAGCCTGGCGGTGACCTACTTTCACATGGGTAATCCACACTATCATCGGCGCACGTTCGTTTCACTTCTGAGTTCGGGATGGGATCAGGTGGGTCCAAACTGCTATGGCCGCCAAGCATAACTGGCTGCTGAAGGGGATGTTTTCCCTTCGGCTAAAAACTGGAAGAAGTAAAGTGGGATATTGTATCTTTTCAATTGCGCTTAAGGTTATAGGATCAAGCCTCACGGTCAATTAGTATCAGTTAGCTTAACGCATTACTGCGCTTCCACACCTGACCTATCAACGTTGTGGTCTTCAACGAACCTTTAGAGGGATCAAGTCCCTGGGAAGTCTCATCTTGAGGCAAGTTTCCCGCTTAGATGCTTTCAGCGGTTATCTCTTCCGAACATAGCTACCCGGCGATACGACTGGCGTCATAACCGGTACACCAGAGGTTCGTCCACTCCGGTCCTCTCGTACTAGGAGCAGCCCCCCTCAAACTTCCAACGCCCACTGCAGATAGGGACCAAACTGTCTCACGACGTTTTAAACCCAGCTCACGTACCACTTTAAATGGCGAACAGCCATACCCTTGGGACCGGCTACAGCCCCAGGATGTGATGAGCCGACATCGAGGTGCCAAACTCCCCCGTCGATATGAACTCTTGGGGGGAATCAGCCTGTTATCCCCGGCGTACCTTTTATCCGTTGAGCGATGGCCCTTCCATACAGAACCACCGGATCACTATGACCTGCTTTCGCACCTGCTCGACCTGTCCGTCTCGCAGTTAAGCAACCTTATGCCATTGCACTATCAGCACGATTTCCGACCGTACCTAGGTTACCTTCGTACTCCTCCGTTACTCTTTGGGAGGAGACCGCCCCAGTCAAACTGCCTACCATACACGGTCCCCGATCCAGATAATGGACCTAGGTTAGAACCTCAAACACATCAGGGTGGTATTTCAACGTCGGCTCCATCGGAACTAGCGTCCCGACTTCAAAGCCTCCCACCTATCCTACACAGATATGTTCAAAGTCCAATGTAAAGCTACAGTAAAGGTGCACGGGGTCTTTCCGTCTAGCAGCGGGTAGATTGCATCTTCACAAACACTTCAACTTCGCTGAGTCTCGGGTGGAGACAGTGTGGCCATCGTTACTCCATTCGTGCGGGTCGGAACTTACCCGACAAGGAATTTCGCTACCTTAGGACCGTTATAGTTACGGCCGCCGTTTACCGGGGCTTCGATCAAGAGCTTGCACCCCATCAATTAACCTTCCGGCACCGGGCAGGAGTCACACCCTATACGTCCACTTTCGTGTTTGCAGAGTGCTGTGTTTTTATTAAACAGTCGCAGCCACCAATTCACTGCAACCCCTATCTGCTTCATCCGCGAGGGACTACACATACCAGGGGCGCACCTTCTCCCGAAGTTACGGTGCTAATTTGCCGAGTTCCTTCACCCGAGTTCTCTCAAGCGCCTTAGAATTCTCATCCTGCCCACCTGTGTCGGTTTGCGGTACGGTCTCTATATAACTGAAGCTTAGAGGCTTTTCTTGGAAGCATGGTATCACTCACTTCATCCTCAATGAGGACTCGTCATCACGTCTCGACCTAAGCTCTCCGGATTTGCCTAAAGAACCAGCCTACACGCTTAAACCGGGACATCCAACACCCGGCCGAGCTAACCTTCTCCGTCCCCCCATCGCATTATACAAAGGTATCGGAATATTAACCGATTTCCCATCAGCTACGCATTTCTGCCTCACCTTAGGGGCCGACTCACCCTGCGCCGATGAACGTTGCGCAGGAAACCTTGGGCTTTCGGCGAGGGAGCTTTTCACTCCCTTTATCGCTACTCATGTCAGCATTCGCACTTCTGATACCTCCAGCATCCTTCTCAAGACACCTTCGCAGGCTTACAGAACGCTCTCCTACCACCTAAACATCCATGAGAATGTCTAGATCCGCGTCTTCGGTGCATAGTTTGAGCCCCGTTACATCTTCCGCGCAGGACGACTCGACCAGTGAGCTATTACGCTTTCTTTAAAGGATGGCTGCTTCTAAGCCAACCTCCTGGCTGTCTGTGCCTTCCCACTTCGTTTTCCACTTAACTATGCTTTGGGACCTTAGACGGCGGTCTGGGTTGTTTCCCTCTTGACACCGGACGTTAGCACCCGATGTCTGTCTCCCGTAAAATTACTCCTCGGTATTCTTAGTTTGCCATGGGTTGGTAACCAGCAATAGGCCCCTAGCCATAACAGTGCTTTACCCCCGAGGGTATATTACGAGGCACTACCTCAATAGTTTTCGGAGAGAACCAGCTATTTCCAAGTTTGTTTGGCCTTTCACCCCTATCCACAGCTCATCCCCTAACTTTTCAACGTTAGTGGGTTCGGACCTCCAGTGAGTGTTACCTCACCTTCATCCTGGCCATGGATAGATCACTTGGTTTCGGGTCTACACCCAGCAACTTGACGCCCTTATCAGACTCGGTTTCCCTACGCCTCCCCTATTCGGTTAAGCTTGCTACTGAATGTAAGTCGCTGACCCATTATACAAAAGGTACGCAGTCACCCCTGCTTTAAACGCTCTAAGATCAGTGAGGAGCGAGGAGTGAGGAGTGAGGGGTCAAAAGCTTTCGCTCTCACTCCTCACTCCTCACTCTTTACTCCTCACCGCCTAAAGCGCAAAGCGCTTAAAGCAGGGGCTCCCACTGTTTGTATGCATGCGGTTTCAGGATCTATTTCACTCCCCTCCCGGGGTTCTTTTCGCCTTTCCCTCACGGTACTAGTTCACTATCGGTCGATTACGAGTATTTAGCCTTGGAGGATGGTCCCCCCATATTCAGACAAGGTTTCTCGTGCCCCGCCCTACTTGTCGCAACCCTAGTTCCACACTCGAATTTTTACATACGGGGCTATCACCCACTATCGCCGGACTTTCCAGACCGTTCTGTTAATTCGTGTGCTAAAAGTTGCAAGGCTCTTCCGTGTTCGCTCGCCACTACTTACGGAATCTCGGTTGATTTCTTTTCCTGCAGCTACTTAGATGTTTCAGTTCGCTGCGTTCGCTCTACCCTCCCTATGTATTCAGGAGGGAGTACCCTTGCGGGTGGGTTTCCCCATTCGGATATCCACGGATCAAAGCTTGCTTGTCAGCTCCCCGTGGCTTTTCGCAGACTGCTACGTCCTTCATCGCCTGTAATCGCCAAGGCATCCACCACATGCACTTATTCGCTTGATCCTATAACCTTAAGCGCCCTGGTTGCCCAAGACCTCTCAATGCTACAGGTAACTCTTAAGAGCATTTGTTAAACATCCCGTTCGAACTCATAGAACGGGATATCTTTGAAGATACATTACCCATCGTTCGGATGTTTCCAGATTCGCACCGCTTACACGGGCTTGTCCTTATCATCCAAACGCTTTACTTCTTCCATTTTTTTAAAGATCAGCCGCTGATTTCTTTTTTACAAGAAATCAGAAATAAGCGATGTCGCTTATTTCTGAACTCTTCAGTGCAGATGATATCTGGTGGAGGATAACGGGATCGAACCGTTGACCCTCTGCTTGCAAAGCAGATGCTCTCCCAGCTGAGCTAATCCCCCCATTTAACTGGTGGGCCTGGGAAGACTTGAACTTCCGACCCCACGCTTATCAAGCGTGTGCTCTAACCAACTGAGCTACAAGCCCCTCATTTCTTTCGCGAGGGGCCAGAAGTCAGGGTGAGGGGGTTTCTCTCCTCACGCCTCACCTCTTACTCCTCACTGCATTTCTTACAACCGATAAGTGTGGACGCCTGCTACAGGTTTTCTCTCTAGAAAGGAGGTGATCCAGCCGCACCTTCCGATACGGCTACCTTGTTACGACTTCACCCCAGTCATGAATCCCACCGTGGTAATCGCCCTCC
Proteins encoded:
- the nusA gene encoding transcription termination factor NusA; its protein translation is MSREILLVVDVMSREKNVSKDVIFSALELALASATKKRFHEDVEVRVDLDRETGEYSSVRLWHVVPDDAVEFPERQIGLMVAKERDPEIELDDYVEEPLEPVEFGRIGAQAAKQVILQKIREAEREQILNDFLERKEFLVTGTIKRMERGNAIIESGRIEALLPRDQMIPKENLRIGDRVRAYLSRVDRAGRGPQLILSRIAPEFLVKLFDLEVPEIEDGLLEIKSAARDPGVRAKIAVKSNDQRIDPIGTCVGMRGSRVQAVTSELAGERVDIILWSPEPAQFVINALAPAEISSIVVDEEKHSMDVVVEEEQLAQAIGRLGQNVRLASELTGWTLNIMTEEEADQKNQEESSAIISQFMLKLDVDEEVAGILVQEGFGTLEEVAYVPLSEMLEIESFDEDTVNELRSRARNALLTEAIASEEKMEAPSAELLAMEGMDDETARALASKGVVTMDDLADLAVDDLVEMTGMDSERAKELIMTARAPWFA
- the rimP gene encoding ribosome maturation factor RimP, giving the protein MDLYGLLESTVTGLGYEFVDLEVSQRGKSLRLFIDKPAGISVDDCAFVSNHLSRLLAVEMDCDYDRLEVSSPGLDRVLKKEADFIRFNGERAQIKLRIALAGRKNYAGVLRGVKDGVLQLEVDGALLTLNIANIDKARLIPNI